One window of the Lodderomyces elongisporus chromosome 6, complete sequence genome contains the following:
- the TRR1 gene encoding thioredoxin-disulfide reductase (BUSCO:EOG0926386D), whose translation MVHHKVTIIGSGPAAHTAAIYLTRAEIKTTLYEGMLANGVAAGGQLTTTTDIENFPGFPQGISGTTLMERMREQSERFGTEIITETISKCDLSQRPFKLWTEFNEDEEPITTDAIVIATGASAKRMHLPGEDKYWQQGISACAVCDGAVPIFRNNPLAVVGGGDSACEEALFLTKYASKVYLLVRRDQLRASSIMQKRAMNNEKLEILWNTEAKEALGDGNLLQALKIYNNKTKEESELKVNGLFYAIGHIPATQIFANQLKMDDDGYIQTKPGTAQTSVAGVFAAGDVQDKIYRQAITSAGTGCMAALECEKFIAEQED comes from the coding sequence AATCATTGGCTCAGGTCCAGCTGCTCACACCGCAGCAATCTACCTTACTCGTGCTGAGATCAAGACAACCTTGTACGAAGGTATGTTGGCAAatggtgttgctgctggtggTCAATTAACTACTACAACCGATATTGAAAACTTCCCAGGTTTCCCTCAAGGTATCAGCGGTACCACATTGATGGAACGAATGAGAGAACAAAGTGAGAGATTCGGTACCGAGATTATCACTGAAACCATTTCCAAATGTGACTTGTCGCAAAGACCATTTAAATTGTGGACTGAATTCAACGAAGACGAAGAACCAATCACCACTGATGCTATCGTTATTGCAACAGGTGCTTCAGCAAAGAGAATGCATTTGCCCGGTGAAGACAAATACTGGCAACAAGGTATCTCTGCTTGTGCTGTGTGCGATGGTGCAGTACCCATTTTCAGAAACAATCCATTGGCAGTTGTTGGTGGAGGTGACTCTGCATGTGAAGAAGCCTTGTTTTTGACAAAGTATGCTTCAAAAGTTTATCTTTTGGTGAGACGTGATCAGTTAAGAGCATCAAGCATCATGCAAAAGAGAGCCATGaacaatgaaaaattggaaatctTGTGGAACACAGAGGCCAAGGAAGCTCTTGGTGATGGTAATCTCTTACAAGCTTTGAAAatctacaacaacaagaccAAAGAAGAATCCGAGTTGAAGGTCAATGGTCTCTTTTACGCTATTGGCCACATTCCAGCAACACAAATTTTTGCCAACCAATTAAAGATGGACGATGATGGTTACATTCAAACCAAGCCAGGTACTGCACAAACCTCGGTTGCCGGTGTCTTTGCTGCTGGTGATGTCCAGGACAAGATCTATAGACAAGCCATCACCTCTGCAGGAACCGGTTGTATGGCTGCTTTGGAATGTGAAAAGTTTATTGCGGAACAAGAAGATTAA